In Candidatus Kerfeldbacteria bacterium, a single genomic region encodes these proteins:
- the murJ gene encoding murein biosynthesis integral membrane protein MurJ translates to MFVKIWRKLTTTLTGGAIIIAGASVVSRLFGLIRDRLLASQFGAGDTLDVYYTAFRIPDLIFNVLVLGALSAAFIPVFVQYIERAKIDPSERQSVWYLANAMMNILLFGLVVFGIVLFIFAPQLVPFIAPGFTPEKQHMVAQMTRIMLLSIIFFGASNILTGILNSFKRYVSFAFAPVLYNVGIIVGIIFWVPDYGIYGLAYGVVFGSLLHLLVQVPSVLKLGYRYAFVVDRKHPGVREIGRLMLPRTFGLAVNQIDQLISVIIGSTLAAGSVAIFNFASNLQHFPINVFGVSLAVASYPFFSEASARKDSDMFVMHFSTTFRRILFLIIPTSVLILLLRAQIVRVVLGAGAFDWSDTYLTAQALGFFALSLFAQSTIPLLTRSFYAWHDSKTPVKIGIWTMILNVVGGIMLSRMMGVMGLALSFSITSFVQMAVLLMLLRRARGYLDDRKIINSVLKILVISAMMAAVVIAAKYILALGVNMQTFVGIMVQGIGATVVGVVSYLIFALVFRCDEITIITHWFRRARQQLSNGRPTE, encoded by the coding sequence ATGTTTGTGAAGATTTGGCGAAAGCTAACCACCACCCTTACCGGTGGGGCAATTATTATCGCCGGCGCCTCAGTTGTCAGCCGGCTTTTTGGATTGATTCGCGATCGCTTACTCGCTTCCCAATTTGGAGCCGGGGATACACTGGATGTGTATTACACTGCGTTCCGTATTCCTGATTTGATTTTTAATGTACTGGTACTGGGAGCACTTTCGGCTGCTTTTATCCCTGTGTTTGTACAGTACATTGAGCGTGCAAAAATTGATCCTTCTGAACGGCAGTCAGTTTGGTATTTAGCCAACGCAATGATGAATATTCTACTGTTTGGTTTAGTTGTATTTGGGATTGTGTTATTTATTTTTGCGCCGCAATTAGTCCCGTTTATCGCACCTGGCTTTACGCCAGAAAAACAGCATATGGTGGCTCAGATGACACGAATTATGCTTTTATCAATAATCTTTTTTGGTGCCAGTAATATACTGACCGGCATTCTTAATTCTTTTAAACGCTATGTTAGTTTTGCATTTGCGCCGGTGCTGTACAATGTTGGCATTATCGTAGGTATTATTTTTTGGGTGCCCGATTATGGTATCTATGGACTTGCTTATGGAGTTGTTTTTGGTTCATTATTGCATCTGCTTGTTCAGGTACCAAGTGTACTGAAGCTCGGATATCGGTATGCATTTGTAGTTGATCGTAAACATCCCGGAGTACGAGAAATTGGACGACTCATGCTACCGCGAACATTTGGTTTAGCGGTTAATCAGATTGACCAATTGATTAGTGTTATCATAGGTTCGACCCTGGCAGCCGGTTCAGTCGCAATTTTTAATTTTGCTTCAAACCTTCAGCATTTTCCGATCAACGTATTTGGCGTTTCACTAGCCGTTGCGTCTTACCCCTTTTTTAGTGAAGCCTCAGCGAGAAAAGACAGTGACATGTTTGTGATGCATTTTTCTACAACGTTTCGACGAATTTTATTCCTCATTATTCCTACCTCTGTTCTCATATTATTGCTGCGTGCTCAAATTGTTCGAGTCGTGCTGGGAGCTGGCGCGTTTGATTGGTCTGATACATATTTAACTGCTCAAGCGTTGGGTTTTTTTGCATTGTCTTTATTCGCTCAGAGTACCATACCATTATTAACTCGTTCGTTTTACGCCTGGCACGATTCGAAGACGCCCGTCAAGATTGGAATTTGGACGATGATATTAAATGTAGTTGGTGGCATTATGCTTAGCCGGATGATGGGTGTGATGGGACTAGCGCTGTCTTTTTCCATCACCAGCTTCGTACAAATGGCGGTGCTTCTAATGCTGCTTCGTCGTGCCCGAGGGTATCTCGATGACAGAAAGATTATTAATTCGGTTCTGAAAATATTGGTGATTTCTGCGATGATGGCAGCAGTCGTTATTGCTGCTAAATACATACTTGCTTTGGGGGTTAATATGCAAACTTTTGTCGGCATAATGGTGCAAGGCATTGGAGCCACCGTAGTAGGCGTAGTTTCGTACCTCATATTTGCCCTCGTTTTTCGCTGTGACGAAATAACTATTATTACGCATTGGTTCCGACGAGCGCGTCAACAATTAAGTAATGGGAGGCCAACCGAATGA